A genome region from Methanococcoides burtonii DSM 6242 includes the following:
- a CDS encoding MATE family efflux transporter: MSEDELAVESIGKLFRKFALPAVVGFIIGGVQITIDGYFIGNGVGTLGLASVTLVYPLLIGMIATAMLIGTGGASLVAIELGKGNRKRAHRIASDMLPLMFVLGTFFAILGLFFTEPLLRMVGATGTVFVMANDYLRIMFIGSICLIAGIGLDPLVRNDGRPNFAMKMMVVGAMTNVVLDYLFVMCWGMGMQGAAIATIIAFAVSMIAFVSYFFSRYAQLRLYLSDISPDIKIIAGILKTGFPAFVMQASLGVLVLSYNYMLLRYGSEIAVSSYGVIEYSFAIFFMIFEGISAGVQPIIGFNHGAKLYDRVYVATKMAILSCFLVGLSGFILLYTFPETIIQLFNRNDPELLATAVEGMRIFIFGIIVEGVIISVAVYYQSVNKIKPSLFIHFGKIFIFILPLLFILPRYYGLTGVWMAAPVGIYLMLIVVGVMFLKEIKILKHPPTEVNE; this comes from the coding sequence ATGAGCGAAGACGAATTAGCAGTTGAAAGTATAGGTAAATTATTCAGAAAATTCGCACTTCCTGCGGTCGTGGGATTCATTATCGGTGGTGTACAGATCACAATTGATGGCTATTTCATCGGTAATGGCGTTGGTACTCTTGGTCTCGCATCTGTGACACTTGTATATCCTTTGCTTATTGGTATGATCGCAACAGCCATGCTTATAGGCACTGGTGGTGCTTCACTCGTGGCCATCGAGCTTGGGAAGGGTAATCGCAAGCGTGCTCATCGTATCGCTTCTGATATGCTGCCTCTGATGTTTGTGCTAGGTACATTCTTTGCTATCCTGGGGCTATTCTTCACTGAACCGTTGCTCAGGATGGTGGGTGCTACAGGTACTGTTTTCGTTATGGCGAACGACTATCTCCGTATAATGTTCATAGGTTCGATCTGTCTCATTGCAGGAATAGGGCTTGATCCTCTTGTACGTAATGACGGCCGCCCTAACTTTGCCATGAAGATGATGGTTGTGGGTGCTATGACGAACGTTGTGCTTGATTATCTTTTCGTCATGTGCTGGGGCATGGGTATGCAGGGTGCGGCCATTGCTACTATTATCGCTTTTGCAGTATCAATGATCGCATTCGTGTCCTATTTCTTCAGCAGGTATGCACAGTTGAGGCTTTACCTTTCTGACATAAGCCCTGATATCAAAATAATTGCAGGCATATTGAAGACCGGTTTTCCGGCATTTGTCATGCAGGCATCCCTTGGAGTTCTTGTGCTGAGCTATAATTATATGCTCCTGAGATACGGTTCTGAAATTGCGGTCTCCTCTTATGGTGTCATCGAGTATTCGTTCGCTATCTTCTTCATGATATTCGAGGGTATCTCAGCCGGTGTGCAGCCGATAATCGGATTCAACCACGGCGCAAAACTTTACGACAGGGTGTACGTTGCTACCAAAATGGCTATTCTATCGTGTTTTTTAGTAGGGCTTTCAGGATTCATTCTGCTATACACTTTCCCGGAAACGATCATCCAGCTTTTCAATCGCAATGATCCCGAGTTGCTGGCAACAGCGGTTGAAGGCATGAGGATATTCATATTCGGTATCATCGTTGAAGGTGTCATCATTTCCGTGGCTGTCTATTACCAGTCAGTGAACAAGATAAAACCTTCATTATTCATCCATTTCGGCAAGATCTTCATCTTCATCCTTCCCTTGTTGTTCATACTGCCGAGATACTACGGTCTTACAGGTGTCTGGATGGCCGCTCCTGTGGGGATATATCTGATGCTCATAGTTGTGGGAGTCATGTTCCTGAAAGAGATAAAAATTCTCAAACACCCTCCTACAGAGGTCAATGAATGA
- a CDS encoding corrinoid protein, with protein sequence MVTQDEINAKAKAAVMDFDDELVEEICEEAIEAKVDMVSLIQDGLTAGMNEVGDQFEQGTLFLPHVIAASEAMSAGVAILTPVLEAQGGSVKSKGTIVIGTIEGDIHSIGKDIVATMLKIAGFKVVDLGRDVAIGTYVDAVKEHKPMIVGSSALMTTTMILQMNIEEQLKEAGIRDSVMTMVGGAPVTQDWADKIGSDIYAENATDAVVKCNASAE encoded by the coding sequence ATGGTTACACAGGATGAAATTAATGCAAAAGCAAAAGCTGCAGTCATGGATTTCGATGACGAGCTTGTTGAAGAGATTTGTGAAGAAGCAATCGAAGCAAAGGTTGATATGGTTTCCCTTATTCAGGACGGTCTTACTGCAGGTATGAACGAAGTGGGCGACCAGTTCGAACAGGGTACCCTTTTCCTTCCTCACGTCATTGCAGCATCTGAAGCAATGAGCGCTGGTGTTGCAATACTCACCCCTGTTCTTGAAGCACAGGGTGGATCTGTAAAATCAAAGGGAACAATCGTTATCGGTACCATCGAGGGTGACATTCACTCCATTGGTAAGGACATTGTCGCAACAATGCTCAAGATCGCTGGATTCAAGGTAGTTGACCTCGGCAGGGACGTTGCAATCGGAACATACGTAGATGCAGTGAAGGAACACAAGCCAATGATTGTTGGTTCTTCCGCACTCATGACCACAACAATGATCCTTCAGATGAACATCGAAGAACAGCTTAAGGAAGCTGGAATTCGTGACTCTGTCATGACCATGGTCGGTGGCGCACCTGTCACACAGGACTGGGCAGACAAGATCGGCTCAGACATCTACGCAGAAAACGCAACAGATGCTGTTGTTAAATGTAATGCATCTGCTGAGTAA
- a CDS encoding membrane protein has translation MDIIALKKLENKRKMNKGYLWALFCAILWGMWYIPGTIIWAVPPFDSMWVAIEATNGASMATVIVAILISAFNAATVLLALFVWNAVLGKFGEMKRTLREFRPCSKWFFMASIFGGPVAILGSFIAMGFIGAGFAAVAALGYPVVGSILARQWYGEQISKRTWLGILVIIGGGFVIFVGGAIAELQAGDARYLGYIGGLMAALGWGIEGAIAGKGLDIAEPDVGLTLRFLGENIIWWIIIVPVVALAGYPIFEYAIAALNPLSILVLSFAGIAFGFCYVAWYKSFPLVGVARGQGIGNLYGLCSVIFLYLFVAQVPSWTVIVGGALCILGSFVMMFEETESESVRGD, from the coding sequence TTGGACATAATTGCTCTAAAAAAATTAGAAAATAAAAGGAAAATGAACAAAGGTTATCTGTGGGCTCTTTTCTGTGCAATCTTGTGGGGTATGTGGTATATTCCAGGTACAATTATCTGGGCAGTACCACCATTTGATTCAATGTGGGTAGCAATCGAGGCAACAAATGGTGCTTCAATGGCAACAGTTATAGTTGCTATTTTGATATCTGCATTCAATGCGGCGACCGTTCTTCTTGCACTATTCGTGTGGAACGCTGTGCTTGGTAAGTTTGGTGAAATGAAAAGAACATTAAGGGAGTTCCGCCCGTGCAGTAAATGGTTCTTCATGGCATCCATCTTCGGTGGACCTGTCGCTATACTTGGTTCATTTATCGCAATGGGTTTCATTGGAGCAGGATTTGCAGCAGTTGCTGCGTTGGGCTATCCTGTGGTTGGTTCCATCCTTGCAAGGCAATGGTATGGTGAACAGATTTCCAAGAGGACTTGGTTAGGTATCCTTGTCATTATTGGTGGTGGTTTTGTTATCTTCGTCGGTGGAGCAATCGCTGAGCTTCAAGCTGGTGATGCCAGATATCTTGGATACATAGGTGGTCTGATGGCTGCACTAGGATGGGGTATTGAAGGTGCAATTGCGGGTAAAGGGCTTGACATCGCCGAGCCTGATGTAGGTCTCACACTCAGGTTCCTTGGTGAGAACATTATCTGGTGGATCATTATCGTACCTGTAGTTGCACTTGCTGGGTATCCAATCTTCGAGTATGCAATTGCAGCACTGAATCCACTGTCAATACTTGTGCTTTCATTTGCAGGTATCGCTTTTGGTTTCTGCTACGTTGCCTGGTACAAGTCATTCCCACTAGTTGGTGTAGCAAGGGGGCAGGGTATTGGTAACCTCTACGGTCTTTGTTCCGTGATCTTCCTTTACCTGTTCGTTGCACAGGTTCCATCATGGACCGTAATTGTCGGTGGTGCACTTTGTATACTCGGTAGCTTTGTAATGATGTTTGAAGAAACAGAATCAGAATCTGTGAGAGGTGACTAA
- a CDS encoding trimethylamine methyltransferase family protein: protein MQKGIKGYMSGRLCFLTKEDCKEIHDTSVDILGECGVKIESEYALDKLSDFGCIVNRKNSIVKFPKYVIDDCLRYAPRSIKLYGRASKYDIKIESGRTYTSTASGYGIIDRNKKIARDGILNDVAEGTLVAENLDNIHSVIPFLTGVHDVPSEIASPIILGETFKNTNKTVEFYLTGGSNISSTLKDMDNVIKLSKIVAGSTFELRKKPFLMFLISSISPLTYTEDQSRILFRTVEEGLPLVIMPAILSGMTGPVTIAGTLVQSNAEFLAGLVMANSMKKGAPVMYGHSNTILDMHTGIYSGGAVEMGLISACIAQMGEYYDIPTNSYCPKSDSHISDQQVGYEKAIQWILGSLSGVSYLSGAGCVTSESLVSLEQLVIDNEVIGMVNRVNDGINITEETLAGDLIKYIGPGGNYMKTNHTTFWLNSEHFKPKISQKDSYTQWLNNEEKDIVDVAAINVENILEIEQSPVNNDVIKDIDNFQNELLKNINNI from the coding sequence ATGCAAAAAGGAATAAAAGGCTATATGAGTGGCAGACTATGTTTTCTCACAAAAGAAGATTGTAAAGAAATTCACGACACATCCGTTGATATTTTGGGGGAGTGTGGGGTTAAAATCGAATCAGAATATGCTTTAGATAAACTAAGTGATTTTGGATGTATTGTAAATCGGAAAAATTCAATTGTTAAATTTCCAAAATATGTTATTGATGACTGTCTACGGTATGCCCCACGTTCAATAAAATTATATGGGAGGGCATCAAAATATGATATTAAAATCGAATCTGGAAGAACTTATACATCAACAGCTTCTGGTTATGGAATAATTGATCGGAATAAAAAAATAGCTAGAGATGGCATCTTAAATGATGTTGCAGAAGGAACTTTAGTTGCAGAAAATTTAGACAATATTCATTCCGTTATACCTTTTTTAACAGGAGTTCATGACGTTCCTTCTGAAATAGCGAGTCCTATTATTTTAGGTGAGACCTTTAAGAACACAAACAAGACTGTTGAATTCTATCTAACTGGTGGTTCAAATATTAGCTCCACATTAAAAGACATGGATAATGTTATTAAATTATCTAAAATTGTGGCTGGAAGCACTTTTGAATTACGTAAAAAACCATTTTTAATGTTTTTAATCAGCTCAATATCTCCTTTAACCTACACGGAAGATCAAAGTCGGATTTTGTTCAGGACGGTGGAAGAAGGTTTACCACTTGTAATAATGCCTGCAATTTTATCTGGAATGACAGGTCCTGTAACGATTGCTGGAACTCTGGTACAAAGTAATGCAGAATTTTTAGCAGGGTTAGTGATGGCGAATTCAATGAAAAAAGGTGCTCCAGTTATGTATGGGCATAGCAACACAATTTTAGACATGCATACGGGTATTTACTCGGGTGGAGCTGTTGAGATGGGGTTAATTAGTGCTTGTATTGCTCAAATGGGTGAATACTATGATATCCCCACAAATTCATATTGTCCCAAATCTGATTCACACATCTCTGACCAACAAGTTGGATACGAAAAAGCGATTCAATGGATTTTAGGTTCATTAAGTGGAGTTAGCTATTTGTCTGGAGCAGGATGTGTTACAAGTGAATCTCTAGTTTCTCTTGAACAGTTAGTTATAGACAATGAAGTTATTGGAATGGTTAATAGGGTTAATGATGGAATTAACATTACAGAAGAAACTCTTGCGGGGGATTTAATCAAGTATATTGGTCCTGGTGGCAATTACATGAAAACCAACCATACAACATTTTGGTTAAACTCAGAACATTTTAAGCCTAAGATCAGCCAAAAAGACTCATATACCCAGTGGTTGAATAATGAAGAAAAAGATATTGTGGATGTTGCTGCAATAAATGTTGAAAATATACTTGAAATTGAACAAAGCCCTGTGAACAATGATGTAATCAAAGACATCGATAATTTCCAGAATGAATTACTAAAAAATATAAACAACATCTGA
- a CDS encoding tyrosine-type recombinase/integrase encodes MLPSIVNLDIVLRDQVDHLTIAEFHKLLDAADRKLGTLQRSSIRNAYVRDRNKILMITMWATGGRVSDVLSIHESDIDFEEKTIKFFVSKRKKWHTISLDSDTTLRLSNYIRTWNISGLLFQSINGSKKAMIRQSVNYMLDDYAQIAGIRSIHPHLFRHGLATYLLSKGVPMEIIAYRLKHASTRTTAAFYARVTPDIERQLISACVPDILGMS; translated from the coding sequence ATGTTACCATCAATAGTCAACCTTGATATTGTCTTGAGAGATCAAGTGGATCACTTGACAATAGCTGAGTTTCATAAGCTCTTGGATGCTGCAGATCGGAAGCTGGGAACTTTGCAGAGATCTTCAATTCGTAATGCATATGTAAGGGATCGGAATAAGATATTGATGATAACAATGTGGGCTACTGGTGGCAGGGTCTCCGATGTTCTCTCCATCCATGAATCTGATATTGACTTTGAAGAAAAGACAATCAAATTCTTTGTATCAAAAAGGAAAAAGTGGCATACTATCAGTCTTGATAGTGATACAACACTACGATTATCAAACTATATCAGGACCTGGAATATATCTGGGTTGCTTTTCCAGAGTATCAATGGTTCAAAAAAAGCAATGATCCGTCAGAGTGTAAATTATATGCTGGATGATTATGCACAAATTGCAGGCATCAGATCTATCCATCCTCACCTTTTCAGGCATGGTTTAGCCACATACTTGCTCTCCAAAGGTGTTCCCATGGAAATCATAGCATACAGGTTGAAACATGCTAGTACAAGGACTACAGCAGCCTTCTATGCAAGGGTAACACCAGATATTGAGAGGCAATTAATCTCTGCATGTGTTCCGGATATTTTGGGAATGAGTTGA